Proteins co-encoded in one Candidatus Peregrinibacteria bacterium genomic window:
- a CDS encoding M20/M25/M40 family metallo-hydrolase, which translates to MASIISEYSQIYLSYLKELVNRRSVFENPEDAKKTIEYAKKIFEENLAEYEIYFDEKQNCIARPKEIDLAQDILYLNAHIDTVGAEEAEWDAPFHPFQAYENEHEIVGRGVSDCKAGVACELFLSFLVKEKLIHLKNTVFTITFKEEGPGEKTATCLAKNMGSGLPVSEKMTYLLVLENNVRVENPPVLCAYAAERGNFVIRITGTIFELQKHLRKLTKWNPIAIFPEKEHEKENAEIIEQKGGHVCSVERAENKLTKVLLDAEETSILHAGKKENMAIVPSKIFVQKGNAPEKHVLMIGKRNFDTLEETLHELQGIRYEEVKNLSRSEGFDGTGKFRDDRISKVFHECEKTSEIKIEYTHNIGGSDASTILNSLPKNLLPNFLPIVMGPGSRSQRNAIPPRLTHGKNETFDKESGGKAICFITEVLEKSGFLVM; encoded by the coding sequence ATGGCATCAATCATTTCGGAATACTCCCAAATCTATCTCTCCTATTTGAAAGAATTGGTGAATCGCCGATCTGTTTTTGAAAATCCGGAGGACGCGAAAAAAACAATCGAATACGCAAAAAAAATATTCGAAGAGAACTTAGCAGAATATGAAATATATTTTGACGAAAAGCAGAATTGTATTGCTCGACCAAAAGAAATAGATCTTGCTCAGGATATTTTGTATCTGAATGCTCATATCGATACTGTAGGTGCAGAGGAAGCTGAATGGGATGCTCCATTTCATCCGTTTCAAGCATATGAAAATGAACATGAAATAGTGGGACGAGGCGTTTCAGATTGTAAGGCGGGCGTTGCGTGTGAACTTTTTCTCAGTTTTTTGGTGAAAGAAAAACTCATTCATCTGAAAAACACAGTTTTTACAATTACGTTCAAAGAAGAAGGTCCAGGAGAAAAAACAGCAACTTGTCTTGCGAAAAACATGGGAAGCGGTCTTCCCGTAAGCGAAAAGATGACCTACCTTCTGGTGCTAGAAAATAACGTGCGAGTGGAGAATCCTCCAGTTCTCTGCGCATACGCGGCAGAACGGGGAAATTTTGTGATTCGAATTACGGGGACAATTTTTGAGCTCCAAAAACATCTTCGAAAACTCACAAAATGGAATCCAATTGCCATTTTTCCAGAAAAGGAGCATGAGAAAGAAAATGCGGAAATTATTGAGCAAAAAGGTGGACATGTGTGCAGTGTGGAAAGAGCAGAAAATAAACTCACAAAGGTTCTTCTTGATGCCGAAGAAACGAGTATTCTCCACGCAGGAAAAAAAGAAAATATGGCAATTGTCCCTTCAAAAATTTTTGTGCAAAAAGGAAATGCTCCAGAGAAACATGTTCTCATGATTGGAAAGAGAAATTTCGATACGCTCGAAGAAACGCTTCATGAACTTCAAGGAATTCGGTATGAGGAAGTGAAAAACCTTTCTCGATCGGAAGGATTTGATGGAACAGGAAAATTTAGAGATGACAGAATTTCCAAAGTTTTCCATGAATGTGAAAAAACATCCGAAATAAAAATAGAATATACGCACAACATTGGCGGCTCTGATGCTTCGACAATTTTGAATAGTCTTCCAAAAAATCTTCTTCCAAATTTCTTGCCAATTGTGATGGGACCGGGGTCTCGGTCACAGCGTAATGCCATTCCACCAAGACTTACTCATGGAAAAAATGAAACGTTTGATAAAGAGAGTGGGGGAAAAGCGATATGTTTTATTACAGAAGTGCTTGAGAAGTCAGGATTTTTGGTAATGTAA
- a CDS encoding threonine synthase: MNPAFYTITCVSCGKNWKEEETSTKCLDCNSALEVIFDYDHIQTNLNEYVLKNAPPSAMKYLDFYPIKDRKKIVSLQEGNTPLYHAKKMGEKRGLPKLYIKNEGGNPTGVFKDRGSLVEITKALELNAKAIVVASTGNMAASVSAYAGKAGIPCYVLIPEGTPIGKLSQSLAYGGTIIQIRGTYADCVHLSEKMAKKYGYYLAGDYAFRGTGHKSIGYEIIEQLSWKVPDIVIVPMGCGTNISAIWKGFKEFFDLGIVQKTPRMIGVQPENCSTIAAAFLQGKDRYVYVDKPKTVCSAVGIGEPQDDIKALRCLRESGGTAVTIDDDTVLEAQQEMAECASIFTEPSGALPIAVLEKLKEKGVITEKDIVVCVATGTGLKDPKSAVLMHAEPITVEPNIESVDAFLKSGMQNVTSGGTRGRADVIFPKYPEKEELKKVLKELFHLDPKNELFEKFQKEFKGFFEKRDEMKKSELQLFVNEFIANFGTEEKVLILENFKIETSLHEKAKATIECTFQGERFTNSHQGGGPVDAALSALKKAIEPKTGFKVHLKDYNVTIRNGGIDTTVQVNIVVQDADGNEATGTAASPDVIVGSLEAYVNGFNLLWNKQKG, from the coding sequence ATGAATCCCGCCTTCTACACGATCACCTGCGTTTCCTGCGGAAAAAATTGGAAAGAAGAAGAGACTTCCACAAAGTGTCTTGATTGCAACAGCGCGCTTGAGGTGATTTTTGACTACGATCATATTCAAACAAATTTGAATGAATACGTGCTCAAAAATGCGCCGCCTTCGGCGATGAAATATCTCGATTTCTACCCAATTAAAGATCGAAAAAAAATTGTGTCACTCCAGGAAGGAAATACTCCGCTCTATCACGCGAAAAAAATGGGAGAAAAACGCGGTCTTCCAAAACTCTACATCAAAAATGAAGGCGGAAATCCCACCGGAGTTTTTAAAGATCGCGGATCACTTGTGGAAATTACAAAAGCCCTGGAACTCAATGCAAAAGCAATTGTGGTCGCTTCTACTGGAAATATGGCGGCGAGCGTTTCAGCATACGCAGGAAAAGCAGGAATTCCATGTTATGTTCTTATTCCCGAAGGAACTCCCATTGGAAAACTTTCTCAAAGTCTCGCATATGGCGGAACGATCATTCAAATTCGCGGAACATATGCGGATTGCGTCCATCTTTCCGAGAAAATGGCGAAGAAATATGGCTATTATCTTGCAGGAGATTATGCTTTTCGCGGAACTGGTCACAAATCCATTGGATATGAAATCATTGAACAGCTTTCGTGGAAAGTTCCCGACATTGTCATTGTTCCCATGGGATGTGGAACAAATATTTCTGCAATTTGGAAAGGGTTTAAAGAATTTTTTGATCTCGGAATTGTGCAAAAAACTCCGCGAATGATTGGAGTGCAGCCAGAAAATTGTTCGACAATTGCTGCAGCATTTCTTCAAGGAAAAGATCGATATGTATATGTTGATAAGCCGAAAACTGTCTGTTCTGCAGTGGGAATTGGAGAACCTCAAGATGATATTAAAGCGCTCAGATGTCTTCGAGAAAGCGGTGGAACCGCCGTAACGATTGATGACGACACCGTGCTCGAAGCTCAGCAGGAAATGGCGGAATGCGCTTCCATTTTCACAGAACCTTCAGGAGCTCTTCCAATTGCAGTACTTGAAAAACTGAAAGAAAAGGGAGTGATCACCGAGAAAGATATCGTGGTGTGCGTGGCAACGGGAACAGGACTTAAAGATCCAAAATCCGCTGTTCTTATGCATGCAGAACCAATCACTGTGGAACCCAATATAGAAAGTGTTGATGCATTCTTAAAATCTGGAATGCAAAATGTTACCTCGGGAGGAACTCGTGGCAGAGCGGATGTTATTTTCCCAAAATATCCGGAGAAAGAAGAATTGAAAAAAGTTTTGAAAGAACTCTTTCATTTAGATCCAAAAAATGAACTTTTTGAAAAATTTCAAAAGGAATTTAAGGGATTTTTTGAAAAACGTGATGAAATGAAAAAATCCGAACTCCAACTCTTTGTGAATGAATTTATTGCGAATTTTGGAACAGAAGAAAAAGTTTTGATACTCGAGAATTTTAAGATCGAAACTTCTCTTCATGAAAAGGCAAAAGCGACTATTGAATGTACGTTTCAGGGAGAAAGATTTACGAATTCTCATCAAGGAGGTGGTCCAGTTGATGCCGCACTCAGCGCACTCAAAAAGGCAATTGAGCCAAAAACTGGTTTTAAAGTACACTTAAAAGATTACAACGTGACGATTCGAAATGGCGGAATTGATACAACGGTACAAGTAAATATTGTGGTACAAGATGCAGATGGGAATGAAGCGACAGGAACAGCGGCTTCACCTGACGTTATTGTCGGTTCTCTTGAAGCGTACGTGAATGGATTTAATCTTTTGTGGAACAAACAAAAAGGTTAA